The Terriglobales bacterium genomic sequence TGGCGGCGCCGAGCCATGTACTGGTTCAAACATTGAAGTCCTTCCGGGATGAATATTGCCGCTGGCCGCCATCCCCAAACCGCCCTGCAAGGCTGCCCCGAGGTCGGTGATGATGTCGCCGAACATGTTGTTGGTCACAATCACCTCGAACTGGCGTGGATCGCGCACCATCTGCAGGCACAGCGCATCCACGTACATGTGCGAGGCTTCGATGTTTGCGTGGTCTTTCTCCTGCGCCACCTCTTTGAAAACCCGCTGCCATAATCCGTGCCCGTAGCTCAGGACATTGGATTTATCGGCCATCAACACCTTTTTACGCCCATGATTGCGCGCGTAGCTGAAAGCGTAGCGAATCACACGCTCTACTCCCTTTCGCGTATTGATCTCCTCCTGCACGGCAATCTCATCGGCTGTTCCCTGCTTAAATACCCCGCCGACGTCGCAGTAAAGGCCCTCGGTATTTTCGCGAATCACGGTAAAGTTCACGTCTTTAGGTTCCACGCCCTTAAGCGGCGACAGAGCTGCATCGAGCAGCGTTACCGGACGGACATTGGCGTACAGGTCCATCTTGAATCGCATACCCAGCAGAATCTCCTTGGCATGGATATTCGTAGGTACGCGCGGGTCGCCCAGCGCCCCCAGCAGGATGGCGTCGAAATCACGCGCCAGCATGGCAAAACCATCCGCCGGAATCGTCGTCCCATCTTTTAAATAGCGGTCGGCTGACCAGTCAAACTGGGTCATCTCCACCGGGGCTTTGGCTGCCTGAATCACCTGCACGGCGGCGGCGATGACCTCTTTGCCGATACCATCTCCGGGTACGACTGCAATCTTCTTTTTCTGCATCACGAGAAAACATATCAGGGGATGGAGCGTATGACCAGATTATTCAATCCGGCGATTTCTGCGTCCCGGTGCGACTATTTATAATTAAATGTTCTGCATGGAATTGAAGACCCCACTCTACGACACACTGGCCGGTTCCGGCGCACGCATGGGCGAATACCGTGGTGTGCAAACTGCACTGGGCTGGGGTAATGCCGCTGCGGAGTTCACCACCCTGTATTCAGGGTGCGCTGTTTACGACCTCGGCTGGCGTGCCAAGCTGACCATCACCGGCGAAGACCGTGTACGCTGGATGAACGGCATGGTCACGAATAATATTCGCGATCTTGCCCTCAATTTTGGAAGCTACAATTTTCTATTGAATGCCCAGGGACGCATTCAAGCCGACCTCTATGTTTACAATCGAGGTGAGCACTTGTTGGTGGATACCGATGCCTGGCAGGCATCCAAGCTTTTGGAGACCTTCAATAAATACATCATTATGGATGACGTCGAGGTCTCTGACACCAGCGGCAAACTCACCAGCATAGGGGTTAGCGGAAAAAAAGCCGCAACCCTCCTGCAATCTCTGGGTTTGAAAGTTGGATTGCAAGCTTTGCAAGTACTGGATACAGTCGTAGAAAATGTTGGAGTCTCACTGGTGCGTTCGGACCTGGTGTGCACAGATAAAGACGAGGGTTATGAAATATGGATGTCACCCGACCACGCCGCCACAGTTTGGAAGGCTTTGGTTCGAGCCGGAGCGCAACCAGTTGGGGCGGAGGCGGTTGAACTTGCCCGGGTTGCTGCAGGTCTTCCGCGCTACGGACAGGACATCCGCGAGCGCGATCTGCCGCAGGAGACGGAGCAATCGCGGGCGCTCAACTTCCAGAAAGGCTGTTATGTTGGACAGGAAATCGTTGAGCGTATCCACTCCCGCGGGCAGGTGCATCGTAAATTTACCGGATTTCGTTTCACCGGAGCCGCTCCTGCTCCGGGTGCAAAGATTGAATCTAATGGAAAGGAAGTGGGCGAGATCACCAGCGTTGTTATGCTGCCCCTGGCCAGCGAAGATCGCACCATCGGCTTGGGCTACATCCGGCGCGAAGTTGGCGTCCCTGGCGCCGAAGTAACAGTGAACGGCGCACGCGCCACGGTCAGCAATTTGCCCTTTGAATCCATATGAAAGAAAAAAAACAAGAGCCAGAATTCGTCGTAACCGATCGCCGCAAATTCACGGACGAGGGCCAGCTTCGCCACGAATCGGCAGAGCCTACTGCAGAACAGGCGCCGGAAACTCCGCAGGCTTCAGCGCCCGCTGCGCAGCCGGCCGCAGCTCCGCCAGACTCTACCAAGACCGCGCGGGTTGAGCATCTGCGGGAAGCGCCTCCGGTTACCCAGTCCGAGCACGAAGCCCAGAGCCGCGAATACTCCGAGGGAAACAAGCGCCTGGATGAAGTTCTGCGCGAAAAAACCGGAGGCCGCACCCAGTCTCTGGAAATGACCTTTGAACGGCTGATCGCATCCCTCTACATGACCGCTATGTTGCAACTCGGACTCATGGCACCCGAAGGCGAGCAACCACGCGCCGATATTCTAGGCGCACGCCAGACCATTGACACCATCGGCATCATCAATGAAAAAACCAAGGGCAACCTGACCGTTGCCGAGCAAACTCTTTTGCAGCAGTCGTTGTTTGATTTGCGCATGGCCTACCTGGAGCTCACCAATGCAATCACTCGTCCCCCAGAGGGCGGCGCAAAAGAAGGCCCTGGCGGCCCTGGCTCTATTCTGGGTGCCAAGAGGTGAATGCCACATTAACGGTCCTAGGCAGCGGGACTTCCATGGGCGTCCCGACCCTGGGCTGCACTTGCAAGGTCTGCACCTCACCTGATCCCCACGACAACCGGACCCGGCCGTCAATCACTGTTGCGTACGATAGCCACGTGGTCTTGATTGATACCACTCCAGACTTCCGCGCCCAGGCCATCCGCGAGAGGCTGAGCCGCATAGATGCCATCCTGTATACGCACGCCCACGCCGATCACATACTCGGGTTGGAAGATGTTCGTCCCTTGAGTTTTCGCAACCCAGAGAAGATTCCGCTGTATGCCTATCCGGAAACGGCCGCACAAATCAAGAATTCGTTCAACTACATCTTTGATCCTGATCCGGATTACACCACGCTGGCGCGGGTAGAGCTGCGTCCGCTGAACGGCGACCTGGTTTTGTTTGGAGCGCACTTTCTCCCGGTCAGGCTGCTGCATGGCAAAGCTGAAATTTACGGCTTTCGCTTTGGCCGCGCCGCTTATCTCACCGACTTCAGCGAGATTCCAGAAGACTCAATGTCTCTGTTGCGCGATTTGGATATTTTGTTTCTCGACGCGCTGCGCCACCGCCCACATCCTACGCACTCCAACGTGGAGCATTCGCTGGGCTTGGTCGAGCAATTGCGGCCCAAACGGGCTTTCTTTACTCATATCTCGCATGATCTAGGCCATGAGGAAACCAATGCTGCTTTGCCGCCCAACGTCAGGCTCGCCTATGACGGGTTGAAGCTGGAGTTTGAAATTTACTGAGACCATGCGCATCTTCCACAATCTCGCGGAAGTGCCTGCTGATTTTGGCAGCACCATTGTCAGCGTCGGCAATTTTGATGGAGTGCATCTCGCCCATCGCACGGTTTTGCAGGAGGTAGTAACGCGAGCCAAAGCGCAGCACCTAAAGTCTCTCGCCGTTACGTTTGAGCCGCACCCTGTCCGGATTTTGCGCCCAGACTCTGCGCCCAAACTGGTCACACCTCTGCCTGTTAAGTTGAAGCTTCTGGAAAAAACCGGCTTGGATGCAACGCTGGTGCTTCCCTTCACTCGCGACTTTTCCATCATTCCACCGCGCGAATTTGCCCAGGAGATTCTGCGGCAGCAGCTAAAGGCAGAAGAAGTCCACGAAGGCGCTAATTTCCATTTTGGACACAAAGCAATGGGCAACATCGAGCGCCTGGTGGAATTCGGAAAGGAATTCGGGTTTGAAGTCGTCATTTACCCCGAGCAGAAGATACGCGGCATCACCGTTTCCAGCAGCCAGATTCGCACTCTTCTCGAACGGGGAAACGTAGATCGCGCGCGGCATCTTTTAGGACGAATCTTTTCTATAGCCGCCACTCCCGCCGCAGGACGCGGATACGGGAGCAAATACACCGTGCCCACCATCAACCTGGGCCCTTATGAAGGGCTGGCTCCCGCCCATGGAGTCTACATCACACAAACCGTTATTAACGGCGAATGCTTTGATTCGGTCACAAACGTCGGTAATCGTCCAACGTTTGGGGCTGATTCGTTTGCGATTGAAAGCCACCTGCTGAATTTTCATCCGATCGCGCTTACCCCTGAAACGCCGGTAGAAATCTTTTTTCTGCATCGTCTGCGCGATGAGATTAAATTCCCTTCTGTTGAAGCCTTGCGCGCGCAAATTGCTAAAGATGTGCAGCGCAGCCAGCGTTATTTCCGGGCTTTAAAGTCGTTTTCACGAAAATCATTTTCTCGCCCGTAAGTAAGGAAAGCGGTACAATCTGCGCTTTGCCTTCAACTCATGGCTGCAACCTCTATTTCCTTTTCACAAGTCACTGCCGTCCAGCGCCGTACGCTGATCGCCGCGGCCCTGGGCTGGCTGCTCGATGGTTTCGACGTCATGCTGTACGCGCTGGTCATCACCGCCATCGTGAACGACTTCGGCATCAGCAAGGCCACAGCGGGCAAGATAGCCACGCTCACTCTGCTTGCTTCCGGCATTGGCGGCGTATTCTTCGGATGGATCGCCGACCGCATCGGCCGCACCAAAGCGCTGATGCTCAGCATTCTTACCTATTCTCTCTGCTCCTTCGCCTCTGGTCTTGCCACCTCAGTAGCCATGCTGGCGGCATGCCGTTTTATTCTCGGACTTGGCATGGGCGGCGAGTGGAACACAGGAGCAACCCTAGTCGCCGAAACCTGGCCTACCGAGCTGCGCGCTAAGGCCATCTCGGCCGTACAAAGCTCCTGGGCGCTCGGCTACGCTGCGGCTGCTCTGGTCTCAGGCATTGTTCTCAAGTACTCCAACTGGCGAGTGGTTTTCTTTGTGGGGGTCCTGCCTGCACTGGTCGTCTTTTGGATTCGGAAAGATGTCCCTGAATCCGAAATGTGGCTCACCCGCAAGCACGGAACGACAGCCACGCCGCAAATAGAGTTTTCCGAAATCTTTTCCCGCCCTTACCTTAAAACGACCATGGCGTTGCTGTTCATGAATTTCTTCGGCATGTTCGCCTGGTGGGGATTATTTACCTGGATTCCGAGCTACCTGCAGCTTCCGGTCTCCAAAGGCGGACGCGGCTTCGACGTTGGCTTGATGACCATCATGCTGGTCGCGTTGAATCTTACCGGCATGTTCCCTGGATACGGAACCTTTGGCTGGGTTGCGGATAAGTTCGGCAGAAAAAAATCCTGCGTGCTGTACACGCTCTTGGCCTCGCTTTTGGTGTTGCTCTACGCTCGCGCCACAGATCCTCGCACGCTTCTGCTGCTGGGCACGCCGGTTGCATTCTTCGCCACCGGATTTTTCTCCGGGTCGGGGATCATTGGCAGCGAGGTCTATCCCACGCGCATTCGCGCCCGCGCTCTTGGCTTCACCTACAACGGCGCGCGTACGATAAGCTCAATAGCTCCGACCGTCATCGGATACTTCGGACAAAAATATGGCCTGGGCAGCGCCTTCTATCTTTGTTCCGCATCATTATTTCTTTCGATGCTCAGCGCCACACAATTGCCGGAAACCAAGGGCAAGGTTCTGGAATAAAGTATTTCCGCGCAACCCAGCATTCAAACCGATACCGGAGTTTTTTTCGATATAACGCTGGTGGTCGTTGGTACCTGCACTACCACGGTCGCCGCCAACACAAGCACGATTCCAATGATCTGCCAGAATCCCAGGTGTTCTCCCAAAAATGTAGCGGCAATCAGAATCGTAAAGACAGGTTCCAGGCAACTCGTAACGATGGTACGGGTAGGGTCCAGATGGCGTAATCCAGCGTAGAAAAACGAAAATGGAATCAGCATTGAGCTAAACGCGAACGCTGCCATAAAGATCCATTGCTGAC encodes the following:
- a CDS encoding bifunctional riboflavin kinase/FAD synthetase, whose amino-acid sequence is MKFTETMRIFHNLAEVPADFGSTIVSVGNFDGVHLAHRTVLQEVVTRAKAQHLKSLAVTFEPHPVRILRPDSAPKLVTPLPVKLKLLEKTGLDATLVLPFTRDFSIIPPREFAQEILRQQLKAEEVHEGANFHFGHKAMGNIERLVEFGKEFGFEVVIYPEQKIRGITVSSSQIRTLLERGNVDRARHLLGRIFSIAATPAAGRGYGSKYTVPTINLGPYEGLAPAHGVYITQTVINGECFDSVTNVGNRPTFGADSFAIESHLLNFHPIALTPETPVEIFFLHRLRDEIKFPSVEALRAQIAKDVQRSQRYFRALKSFSRKSFSRP
- a CDS encoding MBL fold metallo-hydrolase, producing the protein MNATLTVLGSGTSMGVPTLGCTCKVCTSPDPHDNRTRPSITVAYDSHVVLIDTTPDFRAQAIRERLSRIDAILYTHAHADHILGLEDVRPLSFRNPEKIPLYAYPETAAQIKNSFNYIFDPDPDYTTLARVELRPLNGDLVLFGAHFLPVRLLHGKAEIYGFRFGRAAYLTDFSEIPEDSMSLLRDLDILFLDALRHRPHPTHSNVEHSLGLVEQLRPKRAFFTHISHDLGHEETNAALPPNVRLAYDGLKLEFEIY
- a CDS encoding MFS transporter; the protein is MAATSISFSQVTAVQRRTLIAAALGWLLDGFDVMLYALVITAIVNDFGISKATAGKIATLTLLASGIGGVFFGWIADRIGRTKALMLSILTYSLCSFASGLATSVAMLAACRFILGLGMGGEWNTGATLVAETWPTELRAKAISAVQSSWALGYAAAALVSGIVLKYSNWRVVFFVGVLPALVVFWIRKDVPESEMWLTRKHGTTATPQIEFSEIFSRPYLKTTMALLFMNFFGMFAWWGLFTWIPSYLQLPVSKGGRGFDVGLMTIMLVALNLTGMFPGYGTFGWVADKFGRKKSCVLYTLLASLLVLLYARATDPRTLLLLGTPVAFFATGFFSGSGIIGSEVYPTRIRARALGFTYNGARTISSIAPTVIGYFGQKYGLGSAFYLCSASLFLSMLSATQLPETKGKVLE
- a CDS encoding 3-isopropylmalate dehydrogenase — its product is MQKKKIAVVPGDGIGKEVIAAAVQVIQAAKAPVEMTQFDWSADRYLKDGTTIPADGFAMLARDFDAILLGALGDPRVPTNIHAKEILLGMRFKMDLYANVRPVTLLDAALSPLKGVEPKDVNFTVIRENTEGLYCDVGGVFKQGTADEIAVQEEINTRKGVERVIRYAFSYARNHGRKKVLMADKSNVLSYGHGLWQRVFKEVAQEKDHANIEASHMYVDALCLQMVRDPRQFEVIVTNNMFGDIITDLGAALQGGLGMAASGNIHPGRTSMFEPVHGSAPPLAGKNVANPIGAILTAAMMLNHLGLNTVAAHINAAVFEAVRQKKTTADVGGNLGTKECAAWIATEAG
- a CDS encoding glycine cleavage T C-terminal barrel domain-containing protein — its product is MELKTPLYDTLAGSGARMGEYRGVQTALGWGNAAAEFTTLYSGCAVYDLGWRAKLTITGEDRVRWMNGMVTNNIRDLALNFGSYNFLLNAQGRIQADLYVYNRGEHLLVDTDAWQASKLLETFNKYIIMDDVEVSDTSGKLTSIGVSGKKAATLLQSLGLKVGLQALQVLDTVVENVGVSLVRSDLVCTDKDEGYEIWMSPDHAATVWKALVRAGAQPVGAEAVELARVAAGLPRYGQDIRERDLPQETEQSRALNFQKGCYVGQEIVERIHSRGQVHRKFTGFRFTGAAPAPGAKIESNGKEVGEITSVVMLPLASEDRTIGLGYIRREVGVPGAEVTVNGARATVSNLPFESI
- a CDS encoding DUF1844 domain-containing protein encodes the protein MKEKKQEPEFVVTDRRKFTDEGQLRHESAEPTAEQAPETPQASAPAAQPAAAPPDSTKTARVEHLREAPPVTQSEHEAQSREYSEGNKRLDEVLREKTGGRTQSLEMTFERLIASLYMTAMLQLGLMAPEGEQPRADILGARQTIDTIGIINEKTKGNLTVAEQTLLQQSLFDLRMAYLELTNAITRPPEGGAKEGPGGPGSILGAKR